DNA sequence from the Epinephelus fuscoguttatus linkage group LG2, E.fuscoguttatus.final_Chr_v1 genome:
GTGAATTTCAACTAGATCTCAACACCGATAGGCTCTTGTGACTCAGCCTCACACAAATGTCTTTAGTTGTTTCATTCACGTCACTCGCATTGCCCGGTGTGAATTCACATCTTTTTGCACTTCTGCACTGATTTTGTATGAAATGTCAcgtgtacagtgtgaacacaccataCGAGACTCCTcaactctgattggttgttttcattcacatgcAAAGGATTCttgcaaacacatttttttatccacagactatctgtctcatgtacttctgTCAGCGTGCAGTGACTGTTTCAgcaaatttgacaaaaagttattttcattaaagttaCCCACTGTAGCTTTAGGTAACGAATCTAAATACATCTTCAACCACTGACTACAgataaacctaaaaaaaaaaatgagctcACCATACTCCTTTTCATTGACCTCTGAGATAGGCTCAGAGAAGATGGAGCAGAAGGAGATAGCTGAAGCGGCAGAGTGGTTGCGGGAGTGCCCCATGTGGTGTGGGACTTTCTTGTCATTTTTCAGAGCCTCCTCTGCCTGCTCCTGCTCCAGAGCTGACACCATGTCCTTGTAGGCCTTCCTAGCCTCTTCTGTCAGAGACACCAAACGGTTGAAGAGACCCTGAAGGAGGTAGAGGGATTTAACCAAGttagtaaaacacacacaaatgaaaaaaatccaagaGATGCTTATAGATGATCCTGTGTGGCTAAGGTCCCTATATGTCTCTACTGCACTCTGCTGACAACTACTGATCAATTAGGTGGATAGATCATACAGTACTAAGAGTCAAAGGGTTTTAGTGGATGGGAGTGACTTACCTCGGCTCCAGAGTAGTTGAAAATGCCAACCACGCTAACAGGCACTAGTTTATTGACGCAACGTCCAAGAGCTTTCCTGCCCAAGGCAAATACAAACGGGATCTCCTGCTCCCTTGCCATGGCAATTACATTGTACAGAGCTTCATCCAGACCACctgcaacacagaaaacaattaATGACACAAATGTATCAAACTtgagaaaataaattaacaaaaacaacagaaaaaccaGCTAATGACTATGCAAAAACATACTGTGTTGGGAATATCAAAATTTGGTCTGGTAGCTAAACAACTCAGCATCTATTAATATGTGACTACTGGGCTTGTGAACagtgtatttactgtatgtatttttttaaatgaaacttcCAATTACTTAGTTGTTGCCCACTttggggcagcagaaacaagttgtGAGCAAAACACTGACATATCATCACCTTTTAAAATGATATGATGAACACTTATACTTATTTATAAATCCAGCCGTTAAAGAACATTCTCATTCAGCAAGAGTCATATTTCTGGACACCTGGTGAATGTAAATCCAACATTCACTCATCTTCATCTTTGTTTTCAGCCTCTGCCAACTCTCTAAGTAAATATCACTATGTCCATCAGCTAGTCTGTCTTAAGGTGCTGAGCAGATAACATATAGTAGgtttttaaagttgttttttttttttactgacaacAACTCTGAGAGCAGCGAGAGTGAACCAACACTGTAAAATTGTGGGCTGGACAGTTAATCAATGAGCTGAAACTTGCTATAAAGTGCAGTTAAGCTGAGGTACgctgcagattcaggtgataattctTAAAGGTTCATAACTCCAGATGACTCCTTCACATTATCTTTGATACATCTTAAAAATACCTATTTTAGccaatataaacatgtttacaagcTCAAATGGTCAGACCTAGGACAATTTGATAAAATATCTGATGCAGGACGGTCTTACAACATTCTTTACCTTTGGCCTGGATCTTCTCACAGTTGGGAGAAATGATGACACACTTTATCTTATGCAGCTTCATGTGCTTGGTTACTTCTCTGAGACCCATGACAAGGCGGCGTTTGGATTTGGCCTTGGTGGGGTCCTTTTGGTAGACCCGCTCCTGGAAGCGAACCAGTTCCTGTAGCAGCATAGTCACGCTCTCGTCGATCTCCTTACTCAGCACTTGATTACAGTACCTGCAGAAAGAAGAAATACgggcagaggaaaaaaataatggagGTTACAGATGTTCAGAACAATGTTTTCGTCCTTTGGTTGGTTGCCAAGCCAACAATGACaatttattattaatgttgACTATCACAAATACTGCTGCAAAATGTTAATAAGAACTTGTTTAAGAAATCGTTTAGTCCACtgaaaaaaatagtttaattGAAAAAAGAACTTTTCAAGCAAAATGTTAAACATTCTTTGGCGACAGCCTCTTAATTGTCATGATATGCTGGTTCTCTTTATCAGTTAACCGAACAGCTTACAAGCAACATGATGGCGTCACTGGTGTGATTTAGAAAAATGTGATGtgaattttcttcttttttgtaacatttcaatAATCAGACAACAATTCATTGGAAAAACCACCATCAAGCATTCTGACGAAAATAACTGCTGAAGCCCCAAGAGTCTTTAatctttgttgttctttttaaaatgactcacTCAAAGTTTATACGGCTGTTAATGACAACTGTTTAACATCTTGTTGGTTATTCTTATGCTGTTATACTTTGTTACTATTGGACACCTCTTCTGAATCAGGATGAGCCTTGAAGCCTCTCTTAGAAAAGCAGAGCCATCAGATAGCATGTAATTCGAGGACTGTCAAGCactatttcaattttttttttcttcattttttaagGACTTTACCTAAAGCAAgttattcatttttaatcaaaattaatGTTGTGATCAATGCCTCTCTCAAGGTACTACAGTACTTGATTTAAAATCAAGCAATTCAAGGACCTCATGTGAACCTTGTATCTATCGGAAGACCTACGTAGTGTGGCCTGAGGAACAAGGGTCCTGCGGGTCGGGGCTGAGAGGAGGAGCATGGCCACAGAGGCCTTTTGGAGGCTTTAAATGCAAAATCTGTTAGAGAAGGGTGGGCTGGGACAATAGGCCTActgcagaggacacagagggacaAAGCTGCGTTTGTGACCGCTGGCATACATTTTTGCTGGGAAGAGACAATGTGCTTGGCATCTGTGCCATACTCTACAATTCTTTATTGTACAGTCCCGCCCTTAAAAACACCCATTAGCTTCTCACAGCCAAAGCTCTGGTTTTTGAGTGGGACAAGTATCTGCTTTGCTAAATATTCTTTGTCACCACATGGTGcattttttgggacatttcGATGCCAGGGATTCCTACAAAAGGTCTTCCCCAATCAATATTCTGTTTCCCACTCCGTGTTGGGTTAGTGTGTGTACTCACTCTCTGAATCGTCGACTGTGGATCTTGGTGATGGCGTTTGAGGCCATTGGACTCCCGATGCCAGAGCTGGCAGGAGAACCTTGGGACACGGGGGTGATGCTATATGGAGAGTTCTGACTGGCCGGGGAAAGGGATGCATCGCTGGGCACACTGAGACCATTGTCTGTGGTGCAAACAGCAGACCAGAAATAACAATTAGAAAATGTAtcatggataaaaaaaaaaaaaaaacatgggcaCACAACTGAATCGTTTTCATTGATCAATAATAAATTACCCTCACCTTCTTGGGAGGCAGGCTCTCGTGCAAGATCAtcagtgaaatgtaaacacTCATCCCCGTGCTCCTCCTGGCCTGAGGACTCTTGCTCTACACTCGTCTTCCCTTTCTTCCCTTCACGCTCCTTCAAAATAATCTATGAGAACACAGAACAAAGATATCAGAGCAAGcacatgtaaatatatttacCAGTCCAAAGATCTCCATTCTTTGTACCAATTTTAATGTAGACTAAAATaatcttcctctccaaaacgaTCAACTTCAACTAAAATCATTAACCTTCTTAAGGGCTGTTGGCCGTTTTACTTTGGGgatttctctctccttccctcgcTTGATACGGGGCGCGGTGGAATCCAGGGAGTTGTGTGGGGCCGAGTATGGCTGCTGATGACCCTTCAACATGGACGGCAAGCCGGTCGAGCCTGAACCATGGAAAGGAGTGGTCGTTCCAACTGGAGAGGACATCAAAGTTAATGCACAGGCAGGATGTAAATATCTCTCTCAAATCTAATTTCCTGAGGCCTCATACAGAAGGAAATTATTCCACTACAAACATTTCATAAATGATATCATACCAGTTCTCTACAGATCGCGTGTCTTGGAATCACAACTACACTCAGTACTCCAAAtcagtattttgttttaatgtttgatgTTGAAAGTAGAGTTTCAAAAAAGAGTTTCCCCCACTTAAATGTAAGTTGTGTCTCAAATATAGTCACTGATTCAGTATCAATCTTGCGCCAAAAAGCATTTATTTTTGAACAGGCCCAAAACAACTGATAGCGGTTGGCTTCCTGGGAGAAACCTGAGTGGTTAGACTTCTGAGCAGGTGTAATAAAATATCTACTAAACTCTTCTGGGCAAACACTCTTCAAGAAGTTGCGTTTCATATCTTCCACTGAAATTCACAATATTTTGTTCAGACCTTCTCTATAACTCAACTGTTAGTTTCCCTTGACcatttctgttttatgttggtggtttgtttatttttttatactgcTACCACCCAGACACTGCTTATTAATGTCTGACTTTATGAATACCTGTAAAAGACAGTGGCTTGGTATTGGTCAGTTGTCTGGCCTTCATAGCCTGCTGGTGTTTCTCCAAAGCTGCCAGCATGTCTCCCAGGTCCAGCTCCACAGAGGTTTTACTCTTCTTCCCTGCTGCTTTGGTGAAGGCCTCCTGCAGGGTAAGGAAAGAAGGCACCAATGAACCAGTCAAATACAACTTAAGATCAGAATGGCTATCATACACCAGGCAGTGGTGAGGACTGGAGATCATGAAACAaggcataaaaacacaacaaactgttGAGTCTAAACCCATCCTACAGGACCAGCTGACAGTGCAGGTTTATACCTGTAGTTTCTTCTGTTCCATGCTGATCTCCGAGTACTCCTGTGCAGTGGCCAGTGCAGCAGCCAGAGCTTTCTTCCTCTGGCTCTTGGCCCTCTTGGGAACAGAGGTGGTGATGGGGATGGGGGTCTGCACAATGTTGATAGGGGAGTTTTCTGGCAGGTTATCCAGCTGTGATGTGTGTAGagacacaaattattttttattagggTTGTAAAGATTAACAAAAGAGCCAGATATTCGGCTACATAGGATCACAACCATCTGACCCAAATTCTGCACAAAAATCAATGTCTGTCAAAAAACTTTTCAAAGTGCTCTGTCCTTCCTGAAATTCTTTCTAgcctttgtgtgtgagtgtgcctCTCCTAGCCATTTCCTCATCACACACTACTTCAAACATTCACAGCATTCacacaataaaagaaataataataccACTTTGTATATTGCTGCCTGATGTTTATATCACATTAACAGTCGCACACCACACAATTTGCTACTTATTTTAGAAGGCGACAGGTCCAATGACAGTAaagttttagagagagagaggatgtcAACACAAGATAAGTAATGCAGCTAATGATGCTTCAAAGTGTCTCCTGGTTTAAGGGAGGACTGTTCCTGAAGCTACAGGTGCTGTTTATTTACAGGGGCACGCACCAACACAGAGTTATTACAAAATTCAGAGGAATGACTAAAAATGACCTAAAACTGAGATGAACAATACCCAATCAGCAGCATTTTAGGGGAAAAGTTCTGCCTCCTTGTGATGTGTACACACTATGAGTAACACAGCAGAAGGCTACGAGTCATTTTCAATGGAAGCTGTTGACAAAGCTACAAAAAGACACCTAACACTTGTCAATGCGGACGGGCTTGATGGGTTACAAATCAAAGCTGATCTGGCCTCAATTTTTTTCAGGGCTCCGATGATGCACTGAGGCATCAAACACtcacgtttttgtttttagctgtgGTACTGACTGATGTTATGCTAACTTTATGTTCACTGTGGTGCACACAGGGATGCAATGAAGAAGcacaaaatatgatgttaaaatgggGCTTAGACACTGATCAaaagcacagattttttttttgaccacgTACAAACTGTTGATGACAGTCAGTTGAGGTGCTCCGTGGCAAGTAGCAGACAAAAATTAGCGACACTGTAACTATGTGAACAACCGCTTGAGCAACACTTCAATGGTGACTCTGCAATAATGTAACACAGCATTAGGGATTGGCCATAATCCAGTGCTCGTGTTCACTGCTCTGAGTTTAGCATAGAACATAATTTTATAATTTAGtttttgaaataataaatataattatataaaGAATTATTTATTAGTAGCATtactcattatttattttttatcaaacttatttgaaaaaaaaaagaaaaaaaaagaaaaatatcaaatCCTCTAAGTGCAGCTGAATCGAATCGTTTTGAATCTGCTATATGCTGCTGTTATATTGTATCATTACAAATTTCTATGCATCATTTTTCATAAGATGATGAACACACAGAGCCTTCAAAGACAGTCATCTTTCCCTTACCAGGTTTTTGGGCAGTTTAGGTTGCGTGTGTGTCTGGGCTGCAGTAGATTCTGGTTTGGTGCTACGTTGGACGGCCCCTCCGGTGGCAAGATCTGGGAACTCGTCTTCATCCTGACAAACATGTAGAAAACAATTTACCTCTACAAATAACCTCTAACTAAAATACATCTATAATGCATGTGACGGTAACAGTGCAGCAATGAGAATTCATGACAACATACAAGAAACCTTTTCTCACCTCGAAGTAGAGGGGCTCTGGCGTGAGCTCAGTGCCAGGGaccactgctggctgcagccttTGTTCTGACTGGTTGGGTGGCACACGCCCTGGATAGCCACTGTGGAAATCCTgaaaggcagagacagagggagaacacAGAAGTCAAACAGGTACCACTGGTATTTGATATGTTGATTACCCCCGTGTGTTTGTGCATACGTGTTTGTGCACATACTGTCAAATAAGGGAAACAGTAGGAAAGGAGGTGAGAGCAAACATAGCAAAgtttcttgaaaaaaaaaaaaaaaaaaaaaaaaaaaccattttcAATGTGGTACAAAAACTATTTGCTCTCCCTCTTGCTGCACACAAAGGGAGACTCGCACCTGTATTACCGGGGCAGTCTAGCAGCAATTTTGCAGCATCATAAATAACACtgatttattatgttgatttaataaaaaagaCTAACTCACGATCTCAAATCATTTCATTCAAGTTAAGTTAAGTCAAGTTAAGAGtaagttagttttttttttttttttgagaaggttttttttagggtgatgatgtcataaaaCATGACAATAGACATTTGAAGCATCTTCTGAAAATCCCAATAAAagctttaaatgttaaaaatgacttttagtACAGTGCTACTATGTATTCATGTAACTGTACTACTACATATATTTGAAGTACTTCTCAAAATGCTCAGGGTGTTATCAGATAGTATTACACTGCCTGAATTATCATACCTACTTTCAGCTAATTAAGAATGCTCATATCACCCATAACTTTCATGAAGGATAAGAAAATGTTGACAACAAACTGTCTAACTCCTGTGCTTTTCTGTTCACCTGGCTATTAGTATCGATACCACTGTCTTCAGGTGTTGCTTAATTTAACTTCTGCTTATTTACTGTCCAAGTGCATTTTTGTTCCCTCCAACACCAGTATATACACGTGGGCTCTGTTCCTCACAGTTTCAATGGAGAGTTACTGTACATTGATCCCTGCTCATCTGCTGCTCAGTAAGCTTTAGTGCAACTGAAAGGACAGAGCCTTACAGCAATTCCATTTTACAAATTCTCATTACGTAATAACAGAGTTGCTCTCCTGACCAACAGCTGcctgttattttgtgtctactCCAGTGGGATCTACTGTACCTGTGAGAAGTTTCTCTGTTCAGGATTCTTCCTCTGGTCTGCTCTGTGAAACTGGCCGTTCCTGTCCCCCCAGGACTTGGGGGTAGCCTGAGAGGCTACGTTCACCCAGGTACCTGCTAATgtacaaaaacaattaatagTAATTGTCAGGTAAAAGAAAGGATGTAATGGGTATGAAAGCATGGTGTAAAGATGTTCAAAATATGTTGCATCAAACATACCTGTCATTACACCAGCCTCTACTCCCTatggagaggggagagaaaatAGACAAGTTGAGATATCTAGTGTCTGTTAAACATGTTAATAATACCATGAGAGTCAAGAGCAAGGGGAATTTAAGGATTACATTACATCTCCCACATTAGTATTTGCTATGTACAGTGATGATGCCAAGCAGGAACCTGCGGGgcagaaaaatgaagccaatgcggaagtgccaaaaactgcagttcctcgaatggccaattgaggctggctccgaaaatagggatgcaccgaatatttggtaactgaatatattcggccaaatattgcaaaaaaacacacattcggtattcggtggaataagttaaaagcaaggccgaataatagcagcgtgttttgataacacaatcaaacagcgtgctgTGACGCgcagagtaaaatgtcggcagtgtggcaatCTGTCCCTCACcgcactcacatttgcgactaaaaatagttttgagcgagcaaaataggcttaaatcattcagcacgctgtgcgcgcagcctacagatttcaaccagcagcagaaacgaaaggcgaatcccaccaattgtgggttgaacgggggtcacagacacagacaataatgtcttcctgtcaaatacggcggccatcggcttaccggcgacggataagtaggctccaataatatcctcttcttggcgtgcGGACTGCCCAGAAgaacctgaacagccgagccagccgaacacaggtatgtgatgtgtcagaggagaaacgagccgttcacggcccacaaccCTCACCGCACTTttgggactgttctttacttatgaaggggaggagggtggctggttgattcttattttatttatttattttattttgatcccccccatGTTCATCAcctattgatgctgtttttgaagtaagAATtggtcagtaagtaatttattccattgaaatatcattgatgtagccTATAATAGAAAAGTGacttatcttttcataaatgacaaaaggcacatctgcctcattttcgctgtgttatcgtgatactactcagaaccatgatattttcattggtatcgtacagtgggatccaattttggtaccgtgacaacactaatctggagggggttcatctgcaaaaactaatgaaaaactaaacaacgacattcggtattcggtactcggtattcggccaagcgtttaatattattcggctccggccacaaattttcatttcgttGCATCCCTATCCGAAAAAGAGCCAATTCCCATAAACCACCAAGTTAAAATGCAAAACCTTACAGTAGACATAAAGTGAATTATagactgggacaaaaaaacggttttggtctctaacgTCCTCAtgcatgacaactgtatggggggttcatttttatataactcacctgtttgtactgtatttattacttttaataaCATAATAGCCTGCCTCGATCTCTATATAAACTGGGGTTTTTGGAGCAGTGCTCAGTTTGGAGCAGGCAAAGCActaccagacagacagacttaatttaagaaaatatcTTACGTAAGACATTTTAACTTCCGACTAACCGACTTCCTGCATTGCCAtctttatttaaacaaattCAGCAGTTACTGTTATGTCTGTTGGGTCTGAAGCTGATGCCATGTAGCCAACTTACTGTGGGTGCTGCTGTATTCTCTGCAGTTCGTTGTGTTACTCCTGCTGCTTGGTTGTGTTTGGGGCTACAATAGCCGCTGTCGCTGTCTATATCTGCCTCACTGGCACCCTGCTCATTGTAGCTTTCAGCTGGATGGGATGCCCGTCTTCTCTTTGTTcggtttttccacagcaggggaCTGGCCCGCTCACCAGCACACCGCCCTGACACCTCCCCTGGGAAATCTGAGGACAAAGTAAGACGAGCTCAGACCTGACCTGAACTAATTACACAGTGTTACAAAGTGGAGTAAAACTGCTACCATGATAATAATAGTGTACATGAATCAATAGAGACTCATTAAACACAAACTTGGACCAAGGTCACTTTGAGTCAACTGCCTGGCATTTTTATGTAACATAAAACCACAATTAAGTAACCAAACTATTTTTACACAGGCTCATTAGCGTTCTCAAAAACCGAGATATCACTGGTGACATCATAAGCTGCACACATTTACCCCTCTAACTGGAAATTCTGCATTCCACTTCTTTCAGAAGTTCAAGCACAAGCATCATCAACATCAACCTGTACGACAAGACACCGCTTTTACTGGCATGGTGACCTGCTTCCTCTCTGACAGGAACGATACTTGTTCACAGGCAAAACAGAGAACTTTAACAAAGTCTGGAATGTTTTAAACATCGGCTTCCTTTTGACTACAGTACTGAAGAACATCAGTGACGTTAGCCATACACTCAGCTGGAAATTCATGTTCAGAATTTCCCCACTGCtacaactaactaactaactacgTAGTTTCTGTCTGattctttttattgttaaaaaattaCAGTCTGCATGGTAGGACTAGGTAGGACGTATCTTTAATTACTGTCATTGTATTCTTACCAGTCTGTTGTGCTGCATCCACCAACATGACTGTCTTGGTTCTACCATCAGGCCCCAAGGTGCACACCTCCTTCTGCACAGCTACACTCCTAGTTGGAGGCCGGCGGCCCCTTGGAGGCTGGCACATGCCCAGCTGTTGCTttagaagaaagaaaagaggcaGGGCATGTTCAGTAAACAGcttgaggatgaggagggacaCTTTTCAGTGATACAAATAACACATGACGTCAGTGTGACAGCATCACAATAAGGCATTGACCCTCTGTACCTTTGGGAGAACATTAGGTCGGATCATGCCTCTCCCCCTCTGACTGGCCATCCCATACGCTGGCCCCAGAGGCAGTGGCCTTTCACTGACATCTGCTGAGACAGGGTTGACCACTCCAGCTTGCACAGGACTGGCATAGGTGCCAGGGAAGGGCTGGTAGAAGCCCATCACAGGTGGGCATGGAGCAGGCATAATCTGATAGTAAGTGTAGTCATTGGAGACAGGGGGCTGGGGCGAAGACAAGATGGGGTATGCCAGGTATGAACCACCAGGGCTGGGGTTAGGCTGCTGCCAGCGCAGCTCCCCTCCATTATACATAGGATGTTGCCTGTAAAGAAATAAAGAGGTAACATGTTAAATTATATGATATTCTACTCTTCAAGTAAGGAGAGCCCCTAAAATCAAATAATTTGTCTCTGCCAGGGCTTTGAGTGATTGTGGATTTTAAGtattaatttgatttttgtctgtttcattGAAATTTTCATGTAAAAGGTGCTTTACAGATGCTGGCTGGTCGATGaatgcatttttactattagTGGTAACAGGGGACTGAGAGTCTGTCCAAATCCAATCCAAAATTTTCTGCCATGAAATGAACAGAATGATACTCCTCTGTATATTATACAAAATACTAGCGGACTCTCTATAaaacatatgataccataaaaGGAAGGCTGTGATGCAGGTTATATT
Encoded proteins:
- the secisbp2l gene encoding selenocysteine insertion sequence-binding protein 2-like isoform X2, which produces MDASDNKDVKLSAEVEPFIPQKKGLEGSLVSMSLSGEAGGGGGGGGMGGGGGGVETTPIPSYLITCYPFVQENQPNRQHPMYNGGELRWQQPNPSPGGSYLAYPILSSPQPPVSNDYTYYQIMPAPCPPVMGFYQPFPGTYASPVQAGVVNPVSADVSERPLPLGPAYGMASQRGRGMIRPNVLPKQQLGMCQPPRGRRPPTRSVAVQKEVCTLGPDGRTKTVMLVDAAQQTDFPGEVSGRCAGERASPLLWKNRTKRRRASHPAESYNEQGASEADIDSDSGYCSPKHNQAAGVTQRTAENTAAPTGVEAGVMTGTWVNVASQATPKSWGDRNGQFHRADQRKNPEQRNFSQDFHSGYPGRVPPNQSEQRLQPAVVPGTELTPEPLYFEDEDEFPDLATGGAVQRSTKPESTAAQTHTQPKLPKNLLDNLPENSPINIVQTPIPITTSVPKRAKSQRKKALAAALATAQEYSEISMEQKKLQEAFTKAAGKKSKTSVELDLGDMLAALEKHQQAMKARQLTNTKPLSFTVGTTTPFHGSGSTGLPSMLKGHQQPYSAPHNSLDSTAPRIKRGKEREIPKVKRPTALKKIILKEREGKKGKTSVEQESSGQEEHGDECLHFTDDLAREPASQEDNGLSVPSDASLSPASQNSPYSITPVSQGSPASSGIGSPMASNAITKIHSRRFREYCNQVLSKEIDESVTMLLQELVRFQERVYQKDPTKAKSKRRLVMGLREVTKHMKLHKIKCVIISPNCEKIQAKGGLDEALYNVIAMAREQEIPFVFALGRKALGRCVNKLVPVSVVGIFNYSGAEGLFNRLVSLTEEARKAYKDMVSALEQEQAEEALKNDKKVPHHMGHSRNHSAASAISFCSIFSEPISEVNEKEYETNWRSMVETSDALEPVEAEPSRPAPPTATQKESDTLAAPTSTTTPGPTAPQPRAAPPTLTQGTSERDEVRVDDRLELASQQSTETGSLDGSCRGPLNSSITSTTSTLVPGMLEEAEEEEEEEEDYTPEPISVEVPTLSSRIESWVSKTLENLQLGKSQESTEEEEEEEEDEEERGQSEEEEDLDSADITETRTEGKEQVEAKKVTG
- the secisbp2l gene encoding selenocysteine insertion sequence-binding protein 2-like isoform X1; the protein is MDASDNKDVKLSAEVEPFIPQKKGLEGSLVSMSLSGEAGGGGGGGGMGGGGGGVETTPIPSYLITCYPFVQENQPNRQHPMYNGGELRWQQPNPSPGGSYLAYPILSSPQPPVSNDYTYYQIMPAPCPPVMGFYQPFPGTYASPVQAGVVNPVSADVSERPLPLGPAYGMASQRGRGMIRPNVLPKQQLGMCQPPRGRRPPTRSVAVQKEVCTLGPDGRTKTVMLVDAAQQTDFPGEVSGRCAGERASPLLWKNRTKRRRASHPAESYNEQGASEADIDSDSGYCSPKHNQAAGVTQRTAENTAAPTGVEAGVMTAGTWVNVASQATPKSWGDRNGQFHRADQRKNPEQRNFSQDFHSGYPGRVPPNQSEQRLQPAVVPGTELTPEPLYFEDEDEFPDLATGGAVQRSTKPESTAAQTHTQPKLPKNLLDNLPENSPINIVQTPIPITTSVPKRAKSQRKKALAAALATAQEYSEISMEQKKLQEAFTKAAGKKSKTSVELDLGDMLAALEKHQQAMKARQLTNTKPLSFTVGTTTPFHGSGSTGLPSMLKGHQQPYSAPHNSLDSTAPRIKRGKEREIPKVKRPTALKKIILKEREGKKGKTSVEQESSGQEEHGDECLHFTDDLAREPASQEDNGLSVPSDASLSPASQNSPYSITPVSQGSPASSGIGSPMASNAITKIHSRRFREYCNQVLSKEIDESVTMLLQELVRFQERVYQKDPTKAKSKRRLVMGLREVTKHMKLHKIKCVIISPNCEKIQAKGGLDEALYNVIAMAREQEIPFVFALGRKALGRCVNKLVPVSVVGIFNYSGAEGLFNRLVSLTEEARKAYKDMVSALEQEQAEEALKNDKKVPHHMGHSRNHSAASAISFCSIFSEPISEVNEKEYETNWRSMVETSDALEPVEAEPSRPAPPTATQKESDTLAAPTSTTTPGPTAPQPRAAPPTLTQGTSERDEVRVDDRLELASQQSTETGSLDGSCRGPLNSSITSTTSTLVPGMLEEAEEEEEEEEDYTPEPISVEVPTLSSRIESWVSKTLENLQLGKSQESTEEEEEEEEDEEERGQSEEEEDLDSADITETRTEGKEQVEAKKVTG